The genomic stretch ACGCCGCCGAAACGGCCCGTGCGGAGGCCGACTGATGGCCGACGAACCGAGGGACGACGAGTTCGGCATCCCGGGCGACGGCCCCGCGACCGAGAGGATCGGCCCCTTCGAAGCGAACGGGTCCGGGGTTCCGGACTTCGTCGCCGCGCGCGACCACGTTCGCGACGAACTCGTCCGATTCGTGCGCGCGCTCCGGCGGGCAGGTGCGGACGTGCCAGCGAACGCCGCGACGACCGCCGCTCGGGCGCTGGTCGTCGTCGGGTTCGACGACCGCGACCGCGTGCGGACCGCGCTTCAAGCGTGTCTCGTCACCGATCGCGCCGATCGGACGACGTTCGACGATCTGTTCGACGAGTTCTGGCGACGACTGACCGCGGGCCTGGATTCGGGTGGGCCGGCGGAACGGGCCGACGACGGCCCCGACGGTGGGTTCGCGCCGCTCGACGCCTCACCGGCGTCGGAAAACGCCGAGGAGACCGAAGTTAGCGCGGAGGAAAACGACGAAACCGAGGACACGGGCAGTGGTCGGGAACGCTGGGATCACGGCGCGGTCGTGGGCCGCGGCGAGAACGCAGCCGACAACGAGGAGGCAACGACAGCGAGCTACAGTCCGAGCGGCCGGCGAACTTCGGTATCCGTTCCCGGTATTGCGAACGCGAAACTCGACGAGACGTTCCGTGAACTGACGGGCGCGCTCGCCGAACTGGCGGGGCGACGGTGGGGGCGTGGCGACGACACGCCCGACGTCCGACGCGCGCTCCGGGCCAGCGTCGGTACCGGTGGGACGGTCG from Halococcus saccharolyticus DSM 5350 encodes the following:
- a CDS encoding VWA domain-containing protein, giving the protein MADEPRDDEFGIPGDGPATERIGPFEANGSGVPDFVAARDHVRDELVRFVRALRRAGADVPANAATTAARALVVVGFDDRDRVRTALQACLVTDRADRTTFDDLFDEFWRRLTAGLDSGGPAERADDGPDGGFAPLDASPASENAEETEVSAEENDETEDTGSGRERWDHGAVVGRGENAADNEEATTASYSPSGRRTSVSVPGIANAKLDETFRELTGALAELAGRRWGRGDDTPDVRRALRASVGTGGTVVDVPERERRRTAVQACLLVDVSRSVLDVLDRSFLIGFLRRATAEWRDVRVFFFDEDLREVTESFDARSSQAALDALDRGEAEWGGGTKIGESLAQLRTSSPEAVSRESAVFVLSDGLEMDDVDTLEREAAQLSRRAGAVFWLNPLAASREYEPTARGMAAALPYVDGLFAFAGPDDLAEIARQLDRRGQHGRIGYEYDPRRTESNQHSTIHPTS